A portion of the Deltaproteobacteria bacterium genome contains these proteins:
- a CDS encoding hydantoinase B/oxoprolinase family protein: MAAKLDPITLELIQSKVSSIIEEMRIVLFHSGYSTVLRESEDGSAGLLDASLRTVAVSKKLPLHFGSFAAIGDHLSDYYKTEDLEEGDVLVFNNPYTGNVTHPNDTMVFIPVFAQGQLVAFTATLAHKADLGGPRTAHVPQDMWEEGLMIPPTKLYVRGKVNVEVERLIAANSRIPVETLGDLRGQVAACRVGAERMQELCARFGAETVRDGCNELMTRVARQLRDALREIPDGTQEAEGLLDHDGIGFDRPRRVHVVVQKKGDQILFDFSGSDDQARGPVNVTSALIKNTCYFGLMAMTDASLPFNHGFVDVVQTKFKPGTIVSPRHGGPVSYYVPLAYLTADVVLHALGKFNPARAVGSSGGGGGVRIASSGGKGGKPWVFMELLDTALGASSKQDGVSLIHGTLGVGQFRPGPIEIHETEFPMRVLRFEVRTDSGGPGKFRGGCGCTREYQLLQDAAVRVRGKGDMRSKFPPWGVLGGKAARTGFYAVNGNELDETVREAALKPGDSVCVNMNAGGGYGNPLERDPELVLGDVLDGYVSIDGARQDYGVVIDAKTGTVDLPRTAELRRRALL, encoded by the coding sequence ATGGCAGCAAAGCTTGATCCCATCACTCTTGAACTGATCCAGTCCAAAGTTTCAAGCATCATCGAAGAGATGCGTATCGTTCTGTTTCATAGCGGCTATTCTACAGTTCTGCGCGAGTCGGAGGACGGCAGCGCTGGGCTGCTCGATGCCAGCCTGCGCACCGTGGCGGTATCGAAAAAATTGCCGCTCCATTTCGGCTCATTTGCCGCCATCGGCGATCACCTGAGCGACTATTACAAAACTGAAGATCTGGAAGAAGGTGACGTGCTGGTTTTCAACAATCCCTACACCGGCAACGTCACCCATCCCAACGACACGATGGTCTTCATCCCGGTCTTTGCCCAGGGCCAGTTGGTGGCGTTCACTGCGACCTTGGCCCACAAGGCCGACCTCGGTGGGCCGCGGACCGCCCATGTGCCACAAGACATGTGGGAAGAGGGATTAATGATCCCGCCGACGAAACTTTATGTGCGCGGCAAGGTCAACGTTGAAGTTGAGCGGCTGATTGCCGCCAATAGTCGTATTCCTGTGGAGACTTTGGGGGACTTGCGTGGCCAGGTCGCGGCGTGCCGCGTCGGTGCGGAGCGGATGCAGGAGCTGTGCGCGCGTTTTGGCGCTGAGACGGTGCGCGACGGCTGTAATGAGTTGATGACGCGGGTGGCGCGCCAGCTACGGGACGCGTTACGTGAAATTCCGGATGGCACTCAGGAAGCGGAAGGCTTGCTCGATCATGACGGCATCGGCTTTGACCGGCCGCGGCGCGTTCACGTAGTCGTCCAAAAGAAGGGCGATCAGATTCTCTTCGATTTCTCCGGTAGCGACGATCAGGCGCGTGGACCGGTGAATGTGACTAGCGCCCTGATCAAAAATACTTGCTACTTTGGTTTGATGGCGATGACCGACGCGAGTCTGCCGTTCAATCACGGATTCGTGGACGTCGTGCAGACGAAATTTAAGCCCGGCACCATCGTTAGCCCACGCCACGGCGGCCCGGTGTCCTATTACGTCCCGCTGGCCTATCTGACTGCAGATGTCGTCTTGCACGCGCTCGGAAAATTCAATCCCGCGCGCGCCGTCGGTTCTTCCGGCGGCGGTGGCGGCGTGCGCATCGCCAGCTCCGGCGGCAAGGGCGGCAAGCCCTGGGTGTTCATGGAGCTGCTGGATACCGCGCTAGGCGCCAGCAGCAAGCAGGACGGCGTATCGTTGATTCACGGCACCCTCGGTGTCGGCCAATTTCGCCCGGGCCCCATCGAAATTCATGAAACCGAATTCCCGATGCGCGTCTTGCGCTTCGAAGTGCGCACTGACTCGGGCGGACCGGGCAAGTTTCGCGGCGGCTGCGGCTGCACGCGCGAGTATCAGTTATTGCAAGATGCCGCCGTGCGCGTGCGCGGCAAAGGCGACATGCGCAGTAAATTTCCGCCCTGGGGCGTGCTTGGCGGCAAAGCCGCGCGCACCGGGTTCTACGCAGTCAACGGCAATGAGCTCGACGAGACCGTGCGCGAAGCGGCGCTCAAGCCCGGCGATAGTGTCTGCGTCAATATGAACGCCGGCGGTGGCTACGGCAATCCGCTTGAGCGCGATCCCGAATTGGTTTTGGGTGACGTGTTAGATGGCTACGTCTCGATCGATGGGGCGCGGCAAGATTATGGCGTGGTTATCGATGCCAAGACCGGCACGGTGGATTTGCCACGGACCGCGGAACTACGTCGACGGGCGTTGCTGTGA
- a CDS encoding septal ring lytic transglycosylase RlpA family protein, with amino-acid sequence MGQQKAAAPAAPAAAPAGSGDAMSGLAAYYHNGLNGRRTASGQRYNPGAMTAAHQTLPFGTRVKVTHVKNNRSVIVRINDRGPTQAGRVIDLSRAAAAQLRLLREGLAEVRLEVVK; translated from the coding sequence ATGGGACAACAAAAAGCCGCAGCGCCGGCGGCTCCAGCCGCCGCTCCTGCCGGCAGCGGCGATGCCATGTCCGGGCTAGCAGCTTACTATCACAATGGTTTGAATGGACGGCGCACCGCCAGCGGCCAGCGCTACAACCCTGGGGCCATGACTGCCGCACATCAAACTCTGCCGTTCGGCACGCGAGTGAAAGTTACTCACGTCAAGAACAATCGTTCGGTGATCGTGCGCATCAACGATCGCGGTCCCACCCAGGCCGGCCGGGTCATCGATCTCTCGCGCGCGGCCGCGGCGCAGCTGCGCCTGCTGCGCGAGGGGTTAGCCGAAGTAAGGTTAGAAGTTGTGAAGTAG